A window of Armatimonadota bacterium genomic DNA:
TGGCAATCCACGACGCGGTGGTAATAGTCGGGATTGCTCGTGTTTGTCCGTTCCATGGAGCATCAATTATGGCTCATTTAGGCTCACTTTGGCCCAACCCGACGATCCGCCCAAAGCGGAGGCTCTTGATCCTCCGGAGTTGTACAGAATCCTTACCTCTCCGCTATCGCGGTTTCGGTGGTGCCAATTGGATATTGAAGGGCCGATTGCGATCGCAAAGGAGATGCGCGTCTTTCACCTCAAGCTCAGCCGCCTGGATGGCGGAGTGCCGCGCGGCAAGAGGCATGATGCCGTTCCTTTCCGGGAAGGCTTGGCCGTACGGATGCGTGAAGTAGATGATGAAGGCGCGCTTGCCGGCTACAACCACGTCTGCATGCTTGCCGATCGTGCCGTCGCTGTTTCGTGTTCCGGGCTTCTCGAGGATTTTGCCCTGATAGGTCCAGTTCGAGAGGTCCTTGGAGCGGTACACGTCAAGGCCGCTGTCCGGGTCTTTGATCAGCCAGTAATGCCCTCCGAAAGCAAACACCTTCGGTCCCTCGCCGTAAAGACTGGAGACTCCAGGGTCGTCCGCTGGCCTCCAATCCTTTAGGTCCCGGCTGTCCACGGCGAAGGTCTTCGAGCCGTGCCCCTCATCCTTGTACCAAAGCCTCCAACTGCCGTCCGGCCTTCGAAAAAGAGTCGGATCAATGCAGTATTCGGAAGCCAGCGGTAGTTTCTGAGTGAATTTCCAATGCTCCAAGTCGCTTGAGGTGTACTGGAAGATGAACCGCTTTCCGCCCCAATCTCGATGCTCTGAAGCCGCGCCAGGAACGTAGCTCACGAACAGATGAAAGAGACCCCCATCGTCTCGAACGATATCGGGCGCCCAAAACGAGTAGCCCGAGTCCGGGTGTGAAAGCCGAAGCGTTCCTCGATAGTCCCAAGTTTGCCCTTGATCATGCGACTCGGCGATCCCGATCTCGCAGCCGTGGCACCACTCGACCCCCGGCAGATCCAGCTTGGCGCGGCGCTGCGTGTAGAGCATCCACCAAGCCTTTCGGGTTGGGTTCCAGACCAAGACGGGATCAGCCGCGCCGTCGTAGACCGGGTCGCGAAAGAGCGGCGCGGGCGTAGAGGGAGGCCCTTGTACAACCAAGGTCGAGGAGGAAAGCAGCATAGGTAGGGCGAGCGTAATCCACATGGCGCTAGCCGATTATGGAGGGTGATCGCCGACCTAGGCCCACCGAACGATGTTTCAACCCTGGCGGCGCGCTATTCGTAGGATTCGTTGTGGCAAACGATTCCTCTTCTCGGTCTCGCGGGAAGGCCGGTAACGCCGGAATCTCGCTCTTCACGTCCGTAGGCGTCGCCGTCGCCGTACAGATCTCGTGGTCCATCAACCACTCGATCGGATGGGCCATCTGGCACGGGCTGCTGAACTGGATCTATGTGATCTACCGCTGGATCGTCGCCTGACGGTTCTGGCGGGTCGCTAAGCCTCCGCGACAGCCCTTTTCACAGTCAAGTGGGCGTGATAGACAACGTGACTGCCGACGCAACCGGCCGGAGGCGGTCGATAATCAACACTGGCTCGCTGAGCCGAGGTCGTGAAATTGGCGTAGGCCGGCAATCCTCCAAATCCTCAGAATCCCCACCCATTTCTGGAATTTGAGGACTTTAGAACTGTAGTTTCAATAGCAAACCGTCCGTGTTGATGTCCCATGCTGATCCCCACGCAATAGGGCAGGGAGAGGGTGCCTGTGGTCAACCTGCTCTGACTCTCAAGGTGCAACGAAGGGCCTTGGGGCTCAACCTTGATGATCGGGGCGGCTCGCGGCAAGAGGTCTATCAACAGTTAAGGCGACACAAAATGGCCACAGTACATTGCCGGAACTGGCCTTCCGCAAGATCGGAACGATTTGCTCAAAGCTCGATTTTGATTCCCTCATGGATCCGTCCCAAGCGATGAGGGTGCTGCTCGATAAGCGTCTTCGTGGATGGGGGAGTAGACCAGAGGCATCGCTCACATGGGAAGAACATGGGAAGCGACAATTCTCGTGAGAACGTTATGACTTGGGCATTCATCCAGTAGTCCGAAAAATGGAGCACTTCGACTTCTGCGAAGCTCTTGAATTTCCTGGCCTTGTGTGCTACGGTGAGGGTCATGGCCCCGCAAGATCACCGGCTCGCCCCCCCCCCTCGCGCCGCAGCGTTAGCCTCATGCGCCTGACCGCCATCGTCGTCTCGTTTAGCCTGGTCTTTACCCAGTGCTTCGCAGGGATCGAGGCTTCCTCGAAGTCCCTCACGGACCTCATTCAGCAAATCGGACGGCAGTTCTCGGGTGGATTCACCGATTCCCGCACTCCCATCTTCAGAGGCGCCAACCCCAGGCGCGACCCCCAATACCGCGCAGGCCGGTTCAACGAGCGCACCCTGAGGGACCTCGGCCGCGTGCGCCAAGCGCGCTGGCTTGAGGAGCCCGAGCTGCTCCTTGCCAATATCGGCGTGGGCGGCTTCATGCTGCTTCAAGGCTCGGGTGGGGGCGGTGAAGGCGGTGGAGGCGGTACCGGAGGCGGCGAGGGCGGCGGTCCCGGAGGTCCCGGCGGCGGGCCCGGTGGCGAAGGCGGAGGTGGAGGCGGTGGCGGCAGCACCGGAGGCGGCTCGCCCAGCACCGGTGGCAAGCGCGCGGGCTCCGAATCGGCCGGCCCCTGGGCCATCGTCAACACCAACACCGGCAACCGCCTGGAAGGACTCCCGCTGGTCTCCTGGCCCTCGCGCGGCGCGACGGGCGTCGGCTTCGAGCTCTTCCACAACTCGCTTTCCTCCTGGGTGGGCGATATGGGCGCATCCTGGAGCCACAGCTACGAGATCAAGGTGGACTACACCGCCGGCTCCTCGGCCATCGTGCGCTGGGAGGATGGCACCAACGTCGCCTACACCGAAAGCGCCGGCACGTTCAGCCCGCCGCCCGGAGTCTACGACGCCCTGGTCCACAACGCCGATTCCACCTGGACCCTGACGACCAAGTCCCAAAGGCAGTTCCTCTTCAATACCTCGGGGTTCCTTACGGCCTGCAAGGACCGCGCCGGAAACACCGTCACCGTGGGGCGCAACACGAGCAACCAGGTCACTGCGGTCACCGACGCCTCGGCCCGCGCCCTCACCTTCGCCTACTCCGGTTCCAGGCTCTCCAGCATCACCGACCCCACCGGGCGCACCTGGACCTTCGCCTATGACGCGAGCACGAACCTGACGAGCATCACCTACCCCCTGCTGGATAGCGCCAGCTATGCGCGCAGCTTCACCTACAACGCCACCCACGACATCCTCACCGAGACCGACCTAAGGGGCAAGGTCTGGACCTACACCTACGACACCGGCGAGAAGCTCCTCACCTGGAAGAACCCGCTCAACAACACCACCTCGTACAGCTACGGCCTCTCGGCCACCACCATCACCTGGCCCGGGCTACAAACCCAAACCCACAACTACTCCAGCGGCCTTCTGGCATCTGAGGTGGACCAGGCTGGCTACTCGAACGCCTACACCTACGACACGGCCAAGAACGTCACCCAGTACACCGACAAGCGCGGCAAGGCCTGGATCTTCACGTATGACACGAAAGCCAACGTGCTCACCGCCAAAAACCCGCTGCTGAAAACCTGGACGCTCACCTACAACACCACGAACGATGTGCTCACGGTCACCACGCCGCTCGCCAGGGTGACCACCTACGCCTACGATTCGCAGGGAAACCTGCTGACGGTCACCGATCCGCTCTCAAGAGCGGCGGTGACGAGGACCTACGACACCTATGGCCAGGTGCTCACCAGCAAAGACGCCCTGAACCGAACGACCACCTACGCCTACGCCACGAATGGCGACCTCACGAGCGTCACCGATCCAGCGAGCGCAACGACCACCCTCGGCTACGATTCCCTTTCCCGGCTCACGAGCCTCACCAACGCCCTTTCGCAGACCACCACCCTCGGCTACGACGCCTGGGGCCGCGCGGTCACCACCACCCACCCGGACGCCACCAGCGCCACCGTGAACTACAACCGCGAGGGCCAGGTGATCTCGGCGACCGATGAGCTGGGCAGAACCACCACGCTCGCCTACGACGACGCCATGCGCCTAACCTCGGTGACGAACGCACGGGGAGACCTGGAGAGCTATGCCTACAACGGGAACTCCTGGCTGACGGCGGTCACCAACGGGCGCGGCTACACCCGCAACTACAGCCTCACCTCCCGCGGCGAGGTCTCCGCGCTCACCATGCCGGATTCCAGCGTCGAGAACTGGAGCTACAACGCCGAGGGCGCCTGCTCGGGCTACACATCTCCCGTGGGCTTCACCATCCAATACGTCTACGACGATGCGGGACGGCTGACGACGGTGGACTACCCGACGGGAACGGACACCAGCGTCACCTACGACAACGACGGCCGCACCACCCAGATGCTGGACGCCACGGGCACGAGCGCCTGGTCCTACGACGCGGCATCCCAGGTGACGCAATTGGCCACCCCGCAAGGCACGCTGCAGTATGCCTTCAACCTGGCCGGGCAGCGCACCAGCATGACGGACGTGGGCACGGGCGCGACCACCTATGCTTACGACACCGCCGGCCGCCTCTCCAGCCTCACGAACCCCTTCTCCGAAACCACCACGGTCACCTACGACACCCTGTCCCGGGTCACCCAAAAGACGCTGTCCAATGGGTCGTATGAGGTGTACGCATTCGACAATCGGGGCCGCCCGACTTCGCTCACGGTGAAGAACAGCTCGAACGCGGTGCTGAGCACGCAGAGCTACACGTACAATGCCGTCTCGAACGTGCTGACGGCGACCCGTGATGGAGTCGCGACGAGTTACACCTACGACGCCATCGACCAGCTTCTTTCGGAGACAAGGTCTGGCTATGCAGCAAGCTACACTTACGATGCCAACGGCAACCGGGCGACACGCACGGTCAACGGCCTGGCCGAGACTTACTCCAACGACGCCGGAGACAAACTGACGTCGGTCACTTGGACGGGCGGGTCAAAGACCTTCGGCTATGACGCGGCAGGCCGAACAACCTCGATCACCACCGCATCCGGCACGACTTCTCTAGCCTACGATTACGAGTCCAGGGTCACCAGCATCACCTACCCGAACGCCTCGGCGGACACATTCACGTACAACGGCCTCGATACAAGGGTTGGCAAGGGCGGGGCTCAGGGAACCGCGACCTTCAAGAGAAACGGAGTAGGTGCAACCGCTCCGGTGCTCTCGGACGGAGCGGCGACCTACACGCCGGGTATTTCCGAGCGTCGAGGCACCGCTACAACGTATTCTCACGCCGGCATCAAGAACGCCGAGGTCCAGACGGGTTCAGGGCAGACGGTTTCTGCCACCAACCAGTACGATGCCTTCGGCAACCTGGCCTCTTCGACCGGAACCTGGAAAGGCCCCTTCGCCTACGGCGGCCCCTTTGGCTATCAGGCCGACGCCTCCGGCCTCAAACTCCTCGGGCATCGCTACTACGACAGCGGCACGGGGAGGTTTCTGACTCGGGACCCGGTGAAAGATGGGAGGAATTGGTATGCGTATTGTGGGAATAGTCCCACCCGCTGCGCGGACCCTACCGGCAACGCATTTTGGCCGGGATTCCGCGAGATCACAAAGAACGGCCTAATCGGAGGGCTACTTCTTTGGCTCTTTGGATGGGTCGTTTTTGGGAAGACCGACTTCGACCCTTATGGAGGCGGGAATGGGCTGCAACCGCCATTTGATGTCCAGATTCCGCCACCACTACCTCCCGGCCCAGAGACTCCACCTTACGACCCGCCGGGAAACGGCCTGCCAGCAAAACCTCTCGACACACCAAAGGTGGCTCCAGAAACTGAAGCACATGGCTCGGGCCGTTGGGGCGGCATTGGAGGTTTTATTGATTCCTCCATTCTCCGTCTTTTTGGCACGGTATCTCTGGCTTTAGTGCCGGAAGAGCTGGGTCAAGACTGCTATCTGCCTGGAATCAAGAGAGCGAATCTCGATACGGAGAAGACATTTGAGTCATTCTTCTAGTTCGCTGGCAAGAGTAGTTGAAGGCTGGCGGGCCAGGTTCCTGTACGGCTGCAACCCACCTGATTGTGCGCTTGTCCTCTCGTTCAGAATTCAGCCCACTTGGGTGCCCTCCATTGAGATCCAACTGATGATAGCCAAGAGTCAAAGCAAGAGTAGCCATCAAAATGACAGATATCTCCGTTCTTCAGACCCGCTTGATGCTCTTTGAGCAGCGCTTCTTCGAAGCCGAACACGCAATACTTGCCCTTAGTTCAACAGATAATGACAGGCTAGTAGGGGATGTCCAGTGCTTACGGATCGGGGTAAAGCTCTTGGCGCTGGAGTACGATGATGCTCGGGGCCTAGCGGCGAAAATGCTCGATGAAGGAATAGCTTACTCCAGCTATCCACTGGAAGCTGTCGAAGCCTTAGTCCTGACTGGAGCGTGGAATTCTTACTCGCAGCTACCGCAGTCAGAAAAGCACAACGAAAGTGCTCACCACTTCAGCGTGGCTCTCCTCGCAAGCGCCTTGGGCGATGTGCATAGGGCTGTCACCGTCTATGAAAATCTATGTGCTGACGAAGACCCGATTGTACGCCGGAAAGCCTTGGCACGCGTCGTCCCACTCCTTTTCGACACCAAACAGTTTGGCCGGGCCTCTGCCTTGGTCGAAGCGTTTCTTGCAGCGACAGGCGATGAGCAATCGGCCCTGGCCCTGGATGCTTGGATTTATCTAAGCAGCAATGAAACTACTGATCCCTCCCGTTTTCGCAGGTTTCAGCCGGACATCGCTTCTCCTCTGCTGGCGAGCCAACTGGCGTCACTTTTCGGCAGGCTCGGTGAATGGCGTCTTTCATTTGAGTATGCCTTGGCATATCTACGAGCCAATCCCTGGGATGATAGAATGGTCTTCATCCTCGGAGATACGTCAATGCGCATCGGAGATGCAGAGAGCACCATTTCATCGTTTGAATCTTTGATTGGTCCCGGTGAGCTCCGAGTTCCAGCGCTTGCTCGATTGAGAGCGTTTCTCTTCAAGGAACGTCGTTTCCGTGAACTGATCAGCCTAGCGAGGAGGCTGGCCAAAGAATAGGATGACCGAATGATCTCCTTCTGTCACACTTGTCGTCACCCAATGGGAGCATTCGGCCGGCCACGACCGGCCACCCTTCGGGTGGGTCATCAGGAGAAAGACGTAGGGTCGGGTGCCTGCAGACGCCAGTCTGCTGCGAAGGGTGGCTCCGCCAGGAGAAGGGTAAAGCCCCGAGAGCCATCCACGAACCGAAGGACACGCTTGCGAGCCGGGAGCAAGCTGGCGCATCGCTCCACGATCACGAACCAGAGAAGGCTTGCAGATTCAGCAGACTGGCGTCTGCAGCCACCCGAACGTACGATATACTGGACACCCACCCGAAGGGTGGCTCGCCCGGACTCGGATGGTCTGGTGGCATCTCGCCCGGACAGGGTGTCTACTTTGAACATAGAGTCACAAGTTCAATCGAGATTGACAATCCCACGACTGGCAACAACATTTTCAAGTTAATTGACGAACTAATAGGAGCTGTGAAGAAGTGCCTCCTCCGCATGGATTGAGCCTGAGCTTGAAACTCCTGGTTACTGGCCTTGGCTTGGCCTTCTTGTTGATCGTCCACCTTACTACTGAGCCATCGGTGGCAAAGCGAATGGTCCACAATTACTTCCGAGGCTTTCGCTTTCAAGAACCTACGGCAGCGGACTTGGCGCGATTCCGGACTGTGGATATTGTCACCGCATGGCTAGTCGTGTTGTATGGCTTGGCTTCGCTTTGGAGCGATTCCATGGGTCTTCTGCTCTTGCTACCGCTGGTTGCCGCAGTAGCTACGGCAATCGGATATGCGGTCGCGCAGTTCAGAGCGCAATGGTCTGGCAGCAATAGGAAGGGAACTGATTGAGCGGGGCCACAGGGAGTCACCTTACCTCGGGTATCTCCGAACGGCGAGGCACCGCTACAACGTATTCTCACGCCGGCATCAAAAACGCCGAGGTGCAGACGGGTTCAGGACTGACGGTTTCTGCCACCAGCCAGTACGACGCCTTCGGCAACCTGGCCGCAAGCACGGGCACCTGGAAAGGCCCGTTTGCCTACGGCGGCCCGTTCGGCTACCAGTCCGACGCCTCGGGCCTGAAACTGCTGGGCCACCGGTATTACGATTCGGGTACCGGCCGGTTTCTCACAAGGGATCCCGTGAAGGACGGAAGGAACTGGTATGGGTATTGCTATGGGAGCCCAGTCTCGCTTGCAGACAATAACGGCGAACTACCTTTTCTCGTTGTGCTGTTTCTGTGGGGCGTCGCCGCAGGTGGAGTAATGGAACTCTGCCCTATCCTGCCGAGTCCGGGAGGAATAGCAAAGGGCGTAGAAAAAGGCGTAGCCAAGGGGATAGCAAAGGAGGTTCTTGTCGAAGTCGGTGAAACGGCAGCCAAGCAGGCAGTTCGGAAGCATCACTGGATACCTCGCGAAATCATCAGGCTTCTCGAGGAGATCGGCATCAAGGACGCACGCATTCGCGGCGTTAAGGGTGCCCCAAACGTCTACTTGGTTCCTAAGGACTG
This region includes:
- a CDS encoding RHS repeat protein, whose translation is MRLTAIVVSFSLVFTQCFAGIEASSKSLTDLIQQIGRQFSGGFTDSRTPIFRGANPRRDPQYRAGRFNERTLRDLGRVRQARWLEEPELLLANIGVGGFMLLQGSGGGGEGGGGGTGGGEGGGPGGPGGGPGGEGGGGGGGGSTGGGSPSTGGKRAGSESAGPWAIVNTNTGNRLEGLPLVSWPSRGATGVGFELFHNSLSSWVGDMGASWSHSYEIKVDYTAGSSAIVRWEDGTNVAYTESAGTFSPPPGVYDALVHNADSTWTLTTKSQRQFLFNTSGFLTACKDRAGNTVTVGRNTSNQVTAVTDASARALTFAYSGSRLSSITDPTGRTWTFAYDASTNLTSITYPLLDSASYARSFTYNATHDILTETDLRGKVWTYTYDTGEKLLTWKNPLNNTTSYSYGLSATTITWPGLQTQTHNYSSGLLASEVDQAGYSNAYTYDTAKNVTQYTDKRGKAWIFTYDTKANVLTAKNPLLKTWTLTYNTTNDVLTVTTPLARVTTYAYDSQGNLLTVTDPLSRAAVTRTYDTYGQVLTSKDALNRTTTYAYATNGDLTSVTDPASATTTLGYDSLSRLTSLTNALSQTTTLGYDAWGRAVTTTHPDATSATVNYNREGQVISATDELGRTTTLAYDDAMRLTSVTNARGDLESYAYNGNSWLTAVTNGRGYTRNYSLTSRGEVSALTMPDSSVENWSYNAEGACSGYTSPVGFTIQYVYDDAGRLTTVDYPTGTDTSVTYDNDGRTTQMLDATGTSAWSYDAASQVTQLATPQGTLQYAFNLAGQRTSMTDVGTGATTYAYDTAGRLSSLTNPFSETTTVTYDTLSRVTQKTLSNGSYEVYAFDNRGRPTSLTVKNSSNAVLSTQSYTYNAVSNVLTATRDGVATSYTYDAIDQLLSETRSGYAASYTYDANGNRATRTVNGLAETYSNDAGDKLTSVTWTGGSKTFGYDAAGRTTSITTASGTTSLAYDYESRVTSITYPNASADTFTYNGLDTRVGKGGAQGTATFKRNGVGATAPVLSDGAATYTPGISERRGTATTYSHAGIKNAEVQTGSGQTVSATNQYDAFGNLASSTGTWKGPFAYGGPFGYQADASGLKLLGHRYYDSGTGRFLTRDPVKDGRNWYAYCGNSPTRCADPTGNAFWPGFREITKNGLIGGLLLWLFGWVVFGKTDFDPYGGGNGLQPPFDVQIPPPLPPGPETPPYDPPGNGLPAKPLDTPKVAPETEAHGSGRWGGIGGFIDSSILRLFGTVSLALVPEELGQDCYLPGIKRANLDTEKTFESFF
- a CDS encoding RHS repeat-associated core domain-containing protein is translated as MQTGSGLTVSATSQYDAFGNLAASTGTWKGPFAYGGPFGYQSDASGLKLLGHRYYDSGTGRFLTRDPVKDGRNWYGYCYGSPVSLADNNGELPFLVVLFLWGVAAGGVMELCPILPSPGGIAKGVEKGVAKGIAKEVLVEVGETAAKQAVRKHHWIPREIIRLLEEIGIKDARIRGVKGAPNVYLVPKDWHDFIHMGKGGGAYNDWWKQQLEDLGPKPKVEQELQLKDQLLKLFHGE
- a CDS encoding glycosyl hydrolase: MLLSSSTLVVQGPPSTPAPLFRDPVYDGAADPVLVWNPTRKAWWMLYTQRRAKLDLPGVEWCHGCEIGIAESHDQGQTWDYRGTLRLSHPDSGYSFWAPDIVRDDGGLFHLFVSYVPGAASEHRDWGGKRFIFQYTSSDLEHWKFTQKLPLASEYCIDPTLFRRPDGSWRLWYKDEGHGSKTFAVDSRDLKDWRPADDPGVSSLYGEGPKVFAFGGHYWLIKDPDSGLDVYRSKDLSNWTYQGKILEKPGTRNSDGTIGKHADVVVAGKRAFIIYFTHPYGQAFPERNGIMPLAARHSAIQAAELEVKDAHLLCDRNRPFNIQLAPPKPR